In Bacillus sp. DX3.1, the following proteins share a genomic window:
- a CDS encoding major tail protein: MENKVVFGLKNVHYSVITEDTTTGTFDYGPVVKHPGAVEMKLDPKGEQSDFFADDMNYYTESSNQGYEGALTFAKVTEAFRTEVLGEVLDEVDKVITESSDAKIKKIAMMFEFDGDVKAIRHVLYNVAVSRPGMSSTTKSDKTEPNTTELSFVAAQRPTDLKVKTSTTADTPAAIYDAWYTKVYEKITTP; this comes from the coding sequence ATGGAAAATAAAGTGGTATTTGGGTTAAAGAATGTACACTACTCTGTCATTACGGAAGATACAACAACTGGCACGTTTGATTATGGGCCAGTTGTTAAGCATCCAGGTGCTGTTGAAATGAAACTAGATCCTAAAGGGGAACAATCAGACTTCTTTGCAGATGATATGAACTACTATACAGAATCATCTAACCAAGGATACGAAGGGGCATTAACCTTTGCTAAGGTCACGGAAGCATTTCGAACAGAAGTATTAGGTGAAGTTTTAGATGAGGTTGATAAAGTAATCACAGAGAGTTCGGATGCTAAAATCAAGAAAATAGCTATGATGTTCGAATTTGATGGAGACGTTAAAGCAATACGACATGTTTTATACAACGTTGCTGTATCTCGTCCTGGTATGTCTTCAACAACTAAGAGCGATAAAACAGAACCAAACACTACAGAATTATCATTTGTGGCAGCGCAACGTCCGACAGACCTTAAAGTTAAGACATCTACAACGGCGGATACGCCTGCCGCTATTTACGATGCTTGGTATACAAAAGTTTATGAAAAGATAACAACACCATAA
- a CDS encoding HK97 gp10 family phage protein, whose amino-acid sequence MASIDSLANEIVREMRRYTNTVVEDVEVAQEEVSDNLVSELETDPTPELTGDYREGWRKKKEGNKTIVHNATDYQLTHLLEKGHAKAGGGRVPAKVHIAPAEERAINDYLERVERAIRQ is encoded by the coding sequence GTGGCTAGTATTGATAGTTTAGCGAATGAGATTGTAAGAGAGATGCGGCGATACACGAACACAGTTGTGGAAGATGTTGAAGTAGCTCAAGAAGAAGTGTCGGATAATCTTGTATCTGAGCTTGAAACAGATCCTACGCCTGAACTTACAGGTGATTATCGCGAAGGGTGGCGTAAGAAGAAAGAAGGAAATAAGACCATTGTCCACAATGCAACTGACTATCAATTGACTCATTTATTAGAGAAAGGGCATGCAAAAGCTGGCGGTGGACGCGTTCCGGCTAAAGTGCATATTGCCCCAGCGGAAGAACGTGCGATAAATGACTATTTAGAGCGTGTGGAAAGGGCGATACGACAATGA
- a CDS encoding phage head closure protein, with protein MNDILFFPEVTTVEDDLGQIEEVETFSRQVFCEEKSIPQSEFFLAGQSGMKVSCILVVYSMDYQKEQKVKYDEISYHIYRTYKRNDEKIELYCEVKAGG; from the coding sequence ATGAACGATATTCTATTTTTTCCAGAGGTTACAACTGTTGAGGATGATTTAGGACAGATTGAGGAAGTTGAAACATTTAGTAGACAAGTTTTCTGTGAGGAAAAAAGTATTCCTCAAAGTGAGTTTTTTCTCGCGGGACAAAGTGGTATGAAGGTAAGTTGCATCCTGGTCGTGTATTCAATGGATTATCAAAAAGAACAAAAAGTGAAGTATGACGAAATTTCTTATCATATATACCGAACTTATAAACGGAATGATGAAAAGATTGAGCTATATTGCGAGGTGAAAGCCGGTGGCTAG
- a CDS encoding head-tail connector protein: MMLGDVKKALRISHDALDDEITDLIEAGRHDLMLSGVSSLKTNDDTDPLIKRAIITYVKANFIPDAKEAERFQSSYNMLKNHLTLAGDYK, translated from the coding sequence ATGATGCTTGGAGATGTTAAGAAAGCATTGCGTATTTCACATGATGCTCTCGATGATGAGATTACAGATTTAATTGAAGCGGGAAGGCATGACCTTATGCTCTCTGGCGTTTCTAGTTTAAAAACAAATGATGATACTGATCCGCTTATTAAGCGGGCAATTATAACTTATGTTAAAGCTAATTTTATTCCAGATGCAAAAGAAGCAGAACGCTTCCAGTCATCTTATAACATGCTTAAAAATCACTTAACATTAGCAGGTGATTACAAATGA
- a CDS encoding phage major capsid protein yields the protein MTLEQILARMTEIRSLLESDQEVDLTALDTELRELNDKKSQIETRQRLLNEARDINNGTATETRTIETFNANPEKREEAEKEVEKRGQDLKENRSITVSSGDLVLPKHTASDIKGTFNQVSSLIDRVALVPLNGGESYERAYEKGHGEGDYTAEAADYKEADVQFGYATINKTKITAYSEESEEVQKLPNANYSGVIVGGVNKALRKKITREILIGDGGAGHLVGIFSAQATAIAASTDLSLSKIDADTLDNIIFSYGGDEDVEDTAVLILSKKDLKAFAMLRDADGKKQYEVKSSGNTGTIDSVPYIINSACKAVSDATTADNSYVMAYGPLSNYELATFSPTDIRRSDDYKFKQGMVAHRGSVFIGGNVAAHNGFLRVIKAPTV from the coding sequence ATGACATTAGAACAAATTTTAGCACGTATGACAGAGATTCGTAGTTTATTAGAAAGTGATCAAGAAGTAGATCTTACAGCATTAGATACAGAACTTCGTGAATTGAATGATAAAAAAAGTCAAATTGAAACTCGTCAACGCCTTTTGAATGAAGCTCGTGATATCAATAACGGTACTGCTACAGAAACACGTACTATTGAAACGTTCAATGCTAACCCAGAAAAGCGAGAAGAAGCCGAAAAAGAAGTTGAAAAACGCGGACAAGACCTAAAAGAAAATCGCTCTATTACTGTTTCTAGTGGAGACTTAGTTTTACCGAAGCATACAGCGAGCGACATTAAAGGTACATTTAATCAAGTATCTAGTCTTATTGATCGTGTAGCTCTTGTTCCATTGAACGGTGGAGAGAGTTATGAAAGAGCATATGAAAAAGGACATGGTGAAGGGGATTACACGGCTGAAGCCGCGGATTACAAAGAAGCTGATGTTCAATTTGGTTATGCAACAATCAATAAAACGAAAATTACAGCGTACAGCGAAGAGTCAGAAGAGGTTCAAAAGCTTCCTAATGCTAATTATAGTGGCGTCATTGTAGGCGGAGTAAACAAAGCGCTTCGTAAGAAAATCACTAGAGAAATTCTAATTGGTGACGGTGGAGCAGGTCATTTAGTTGGAATCTTTTCTGCACAAGCAACAGCGATTGCAGCTTCTACGGATTTAAGTCTTTCGAAAATTGATGCTGATACATTAGATAATATTATTTTCTCTTATGGTGGCGATGAGGATGTTGAAGATACAGCAGTGTTAATCCTTAGTAAAAAGGATTTAAAGGCATTTGCTATGTTACGTGATGCTGATGGTAAGAAACAGTATGAGGTGAAATCGAGCGGAAATACTGGAACGATTGATAGTGTACCATACATCATTAATAGTGCTTGTAAAGCAGTTTCTGATGCAACAACAGCAGATAATTCTTATGTTATGGCATATGGACCATTATCAAACTATGAACTTGCTACATTCTCACCAACAGATATTCGTCGTTCTGACGACTATAAATTTAAGCAAGGTATGGTTGCACACCGTGGTTCAGTATTTATTGGCGGTAACGTTGCAGCACACAATGGATTCTTACGTGTGATAAAAGCTCCAACAGTTTAA
- a CDS encoding HK97 family phage prohead protease, whose protein sequence is MEQTEKRELVTSGIEIRESENGTRTLYGYAVKWEMKSETMGYWMRFKEQFKKGSFTESLTKEDQRALWSHDTSKVLGRTKNGTLRLFEDEIGLRFELDLPNTSLGNDAYETIKRGDVDGVSFGFQMQKQEWDESDPDNITRTIVTAKLMEISPVAFPAYPDSQVSARSNDPYKQYVEERKHSNLRKKLILKTYL, encoded by the coding sequence ATGGAGCAGACGGAGAAGAGGGAACTGGTAACTAGTGGGATTGAAATTAGAGAATCTGAAAATGGTACCAGGACTTTATATGGATATGCAGTGAAGTGGGAAATGAAATCAGAGACAATGGGTTACTGGATGAGATTTAAAGAGCAATTTAAAAAAGGTTCTTTTACTGAATCATTAACCAAAGAGGACCAAAGAGCACTGTGGAGTCATGATACTTCAAAAGTGCTAGGTCGCACTAAAAACGGAACCCTTCGACTTTTTGAAGATGAAATTGGATTGCGTTTTGAATTAGATTTACCAAACACCTCGTTAGGTAATGATGCATACGAAACAATCAAACGCGGTGACGTAGATGGAGTAAGTTTTGGTTTCCAAATGCAAAAACAAGAGTGGGATGAATCCGATCCAGACAATATCACTCGAACAATTGTTACAGCAAAACTAATGGAAATTAGCCCTGTAGCTTTCCCAGCCTATCCTGATTCACAAGTTTCAGCAAGAAGTAATGATCCATATAAGCAGTATGTAGAAGAACGTAAACACAGTAATTTACGCAAAAAACTTATTTTAAAAACTTATTTATAA
- a CDS encoding phage portal protein: MGLFDKIFGRKQAPTTTRLEMINDNGGVFFSWNGDIYQSDIIRACIRPKAKAVGKLIAKHIRDNSTEFKVNPDSYMRFLLEEPNLLMTGQMFQEKMTVQLELNHNAFAYIKRDELGYASEIYPIPCTNVEVVEGAQGDIFLKFYFKNGKQMTVPYTDIIHLRKDFNENDFFGEHPGEALSSLMEIVTTTDQGIVKAIKNSAVVKWILKFKSVLKQEDIDTQVKNFVNNYLSIDNVNGGAASSDPRYDLEQVKPEAFVPDSKQMQETTQRIYNFFNTNEQIIQSKYTEDEWNAYYESEIEPLAMQFAGEMTRKLFSRRERGFGNKIIYEASSLQYASMSTKMNLVQMVDRGAMTPNEWRSILSLGPIEGGDKPIRRLDTALVKEGNVTSEGGDDDGADGEEGTGN, encoded by the coding sequence TTGGGATTATTCGATAAGATATTTGGCAGGAAACAAGCCCCTACCACGACTCGTTTGGAAATGATAAACGACAATGGAGGAGTCTTTTTTTCGTGGAATGGAGATATTTATCAGAGTGATATTATCAGAGCCTGTATACGCCCTAAAGCAAAAGCAGTCGGCAAGTTAATTGCTAAACATATCAGAGACAATTCGACTGAGTTTAAGGTGAATCCTGACTCCTATATGCGATTTCTTTTGGAAGAACCGAATCTATTAATGACAGGTCAGATGTTCCAAGAGAAAATGACAGTACAATTAGAACTTAATCATAATGCTTTTGCTTATATTAAACGCGATGAACTTGGTTATGCTTCTGAGATTTATCCTATCCCTTGTACGAATGTCGAAGTTGTAGAAGGGGCACAAGGCGATATTTTCTTAAAGTTTTATTTTAAAAATGGAAAGCAAATGACGGTTCCTTATACAGACATTATTCATCTTAGAAAAGATTTCAATGAGAATGATTTCTTTGGTGAACATCCAGGCGAAGCGTTATCATCGTTGATGGAAATTGTTACAACTACCGATCAAGGGATTGTCAAAGCAATTAAAAATAGCGCAGTAGTGAAATGGATATTGAAATTCAAGTCTGTTTTAAAGCAAGAAGACATTGATACACAAGTGAAAAACTTTGTTAACAATTATTTAAGTATCGATAATGTTAACGGTGGAGCTGCCTCATCTGATCCACGTTATGACTTAGAACAAGTTAAGCCAGAAGCTTTTGTTCCAGATTCTAAGCAAATGCAAGAAACGACTCAAAGGATTTATAACTTCTTCAATACAAATGAACAAATTATACAAAGTAAGTACACAGAAGATGAGTGGAATGCATACTACGAATCTGAAATAGAACCATTAGCAATGCAGTTTGCAGGTGAAATGACCCGCAAGCTTTTTTCTCGTCGAGAAAGAGGGTTTGGAAACAAAATAATATACGAAGCTTCAAGTCTTCAATACGCTTCTATGTCTACTAAGATGAATCTCGTTCAAATGGTTGATAGAGGAGCTATGACACCTAATGAATGGCGTTCAATCTTGTCATTAGGTCCTATAGAAGGTGGAGACAAACCAATTCGAAGATTGGATACAGCTTTAGTTAAAGAAGGAAACGTTACTAGCGAAGGAGGTGATGACGATGGAGCAGACGGAGAAGAGGGAACTGGTAACTAG
- a CDS encoding terminase TerL endonuclease subunit, protein MIKEYPLSYNPILEYWYKIESGEEIVSNKVRRVYKKLVDDLNNSNIEWEYNAKRANHAIEFIENFCKHSKGKMGGKPFLLELWQKAMTAALFGFVHKIDSIRKYREFMLIVARKNGKSAWGSAVALYLMVADGEAGPEIVSAATKKDQAKIIWSEAKRMVKKSPVLSKRIRTLVAEMISDFNDGSFKPLSSDSNTLDGLNVHCSLIDELHAIEDKNLYDVIVDGMTAREQPISIITTTAGTVREGIFDIKYEEAERIINGYDDPDGYHDERTLPIIYELDKREEWIDESCWKKANPGLGTIKNLDQLRSKVEKAKANPLLVKNLLTKDFNIRETSTEAWLTFEQLNNPAIFDIAELKPSYGIGGCDLSSTTDLTAAKVIFMVPNDPQIYVKQMYWLPEDLLEQRSKEDKIPYDLWYDQGLLRTTPGNSVHYKFVTEWFLEIRDECGIYLPWIGYDRWSAKYWVEEMESYFGKESMIPIAQGKQTLSSPMKLLGADLESKLVNYNNNPLDKWCLSNTAIDIDKNLNIQPNKTKNQRRRIDGAAALLNAYVVLQEKRNDYLNMI, encoded by the coding sequence GTGATTAAAGAATATCCATTATCTTATAATCCTATTTTAGAATACTGGTACAAAATCGAAAGTGGAGAAGAGATTGTATCAAACAAAGTAAGACGAGTTTATAAAAAACTTGTCGATGATTTAAATAACTCAAATATTGAATGGGAATATAACGCAAAACGAGCAAATCATGCAATAGAGTTCATTGAAAACTTTTGCAAACACAGTAAAGGTAAAATGGGAGGTAAACCATTCTTACTAGAGTTATGGCAAAAAGCAATGACCGCCGCCCTTTTTGGTTTTGTCCATAAAATAGATAGTATAAGAAAATACCGCGAGTTCATGTTAATCGTTGCACGTAAAAACGGGAAATCTGCTTGGGGCTCTGCTGTTGCTCTTTATTTGATGGTTGCTGACGGTGAAGCAGGACCAGAAATTGTGAGTGCGGCTACGAAAAAAGACCAAGCTAAAATTATATGGTCCGAAGCGAAACGAATGGTCAAGAAATCTCCCGTGCTTAGCAAACGTATTAGAACGTTAGTAGCTGAAATGATTTCAGACTTTAATGATGGTTCATTTAAGCCTCTATCAAGCGATTCGAATACATTAGATGGTCTTAACGTTCATTGCTCTTTAATCGATGAGTTGCACGCAATCGAGGACAAAAACCTTTATGACGTTATTGTTGATGGTATGACAGCACGTGAACAACCAATCTCCATCATTACAACAACTGCAGGAACTGTTCGAGAAGGCATCTTTGATATTAAGTATGAAGAAGCTGAACGTATTATTAATGGTTACGATGATCCAGACGGTTACCACGATGAAAGAACCCTTCCGATTATTTATGAACTGGATAAACGGGAAGAATGGATTGATGAATCTTGTTGGAAGAAGGCTAATCCTGGACTAGGTACGATTAAAAATCTTGATCAATTAAGAAGTAAGGTTGAAAAAGCAAAAGCGAATCCATTATTAGTAAAGAACTTGCTAACCAAAGACTTTAATATTCGAGAAACATCAACAGAAGCTTGGTTAACCTTTGAACAATTAAATAACCCAGCTATTTTTGATATAGCAGAACTAAAACCTTCTTACGGTATTGGTGGTTGTGACTTATCTTCTACAACAGACCTTACCGCAGCGAAGGTTATTTTTATGGTTCCGAACGATCCACAAATTTACGTTAAACAAATGTATTGGCTTCCTGAGGATCTACTTGAACAAAGGAGTAAAGAAGATAAAATCCCGTATGATTTATGGTACGATCAAGGATTATTAAGGACTACACCAGGAAATTCTGTGCACTATAAATTTGTTACTGAGTGGTTCTTAGAAATACGAGATGAGTGTGGCATTTATCTTCCTTGGATTGGTTATGATAGATGGTCCGCTAAGTACTGGGTTGAAGAAATGGAAAGTTATTTTGGTAAAGAGTCTATGATTCCAATCGCGCAAGGTAAACAAACACTTTCTAGCCCTATGAAGCTGTTAGGAGCCGACTTAGAATCGAAACTAGTAAATTATAATAACAACCCTTTAGATAAATGGTGTCTTTCTAATACTGCAATTGACATTGATAAGAATTTGAACATACAGCCAAATAAAACTAAAAATCAGCGTCGCCGTATCGATGGCGCAGCGGCACTTTTAAATGCATATGTAGTTCTTCAAGAAAAGCGTAATGATTATCTCAATATGATCTAA
- a CDS encoding HNH endonuclease signature motif containing protein, translating to MAKEYAKKFYKSTAWKKCRDSYFNFRHGLCERCKDPGKIVHHKDYITPETINDPEITLSFSNLELLCQDCHNREHHEKNSPVVEGVMFDSNGDLIRRDE from the coding sequence ATGGCAAAGGAATATGCAAAGAAGTTTTATAAGTCAACAGCATGGAAGAAGTGCAGGGATTCGTATTTCAATTTCAGGCATGGCTTATGTGAAAGATGTAAAGACCCAGGGAAGATAGTTCATCACAAGGATTACATAACACCTGAGACCATTAATGATCCAGAGATTACATTAAGCTTTAGTAATCTAGAACTATTGTGCCAGGACTGTCATAACCGTGAACATCATGAGAAGAACAGTCCAGTTGTAGAAGGTGTAATGTTTGATAGTAATGGAGATTTGATTAGGAGAGATGAGTAA
- a CDS encoding DUF3231 family protein, whose protein sequence is MGILSGNPQNEPMHYGEVFGIWSYLAAAQGAIAGYQVLINHTGDDDLKKFLENLVQNDIQSEVEELKNLLKLNGVALPPAPPERPVASIETIPPGARINDAEIATKVSMDLAAGLVACSQAMGQSLREDVGMMFGQFHMKKAQAGAILLRLNKKKGWIIPPPLHVQQSEQA, encoded by the coding sequence ATGGGTATTTTAAGTGGAAATCCACAAAATGAACCAATGCACTACGGAGAAGTCTTTGGGATTTGGAGTTATCTTGCAGCGGCACAAGGTGCAATTGCTGGCTATCAAGTTCTTATTAACCACACAGGAGACGACGATTTAAAGAAATTTTTAGAAAATCTTGTACAGAACGATATCCAATCAGAAGTTGAAGAATTAAAAAATTTATTAAAATTAAATGGTGTTGCATTACCACCAGCACCTCCAGAAAGACCAGTTGCATCTATTGAAACGATTCCTCCTGGTGCTCGTATTAATGATGCAGAAATTGCAACTAAAGTTTCTATGGATCTTGCTGCTGGATTAGTAGCATGTAGCCAAGCTATGGGACAATCTCTTCGAGAAGATGTAGGAATGATGTTTGGTCAATTCCATATGAAAAAAGCACAAGCTGGAGCTATTTTGCTTCGTCTGAATAAGAAAAAAGGCTGGATTATTCCGCCTCCATTACATGTTCAACAATCAGAACAAGCATAA
- a CDS encoding WGxxGxxG family protein: MKKKLSSILGALLLTIMVFGTSVHAEYDGNNMDRVNNNDITTRVNDNNMNRVNNDTRTRNVNTTNDLNNDRDDNNNWAWLGLLGLAGLFGLRRKEKEPETR; the protein is encoded by the coding sequence ATGAAGAAAAAATTGTCATCTATTTTAGGTGCCCTATTACTAACTATTATGGTTTTTGGTACAAGTGTCCATGCTGAATACGATGGAAATAATATGGATAGAGTTAACAATAATGATATTACAACTCGAGTTAATGACAATAACATGAATAGAGTTAATAATGATACTAGAACTCGAAATGTGAATACAACAAATGATTTGAATAATGATCGTGATGATAATAATAATTGGGCGTGGCTTGGTTTATTAGGACTAGCAGGTTTATTCGGTCTTAGAAGAAAAGAAAAAGAACCTGAAACACGTTAA
- a CDS encoding IS1182 family transposase: protein MYVTYSMKEIEENRKYYEMMYDASHHLVKMDQVMDWDFVTRRLEVFYPHRIGRPTKDPIMLVKILLIQYLEGFRSVRFTCNQVKQNATYRWFLGISSNEKIPDHSTISKFLSQRLRNATFWEELFQHCLRVIQQEGFIANETWVADETELKANANKRVREILAEEKVIEEKDEDLVMINDHRVRHGKKPLQAKGSKIEEKQTNISPVDSDARLSVKHDQRGRFAYFEHRIVDSLHNFIIATDVTAANVPGHRKLIGQVERLNQLLGKYAKEIALDSGYYNASLARRLFQRGFFVYMSYRRFTTKDHPKCRRYQFKQVNEDLYACPCGVPFYYKTTNRQGYHEFRPPKGSCQSCPFAKKENQDRVLRISIHQEIYDQLREQRLSIRGKILRSVRPSTVELSFAHSKELHGLRYARYRGVQKVKVQVLMTAIIQNLKKWTKLRSLKQVGLHLTHQIIEETIL, encoded by the coding sequence ATGTACGTTACATATTCCATGAAAGAAATTGAAGAAAATCGAAAGTACTATGAAATGATGTATGATGCTTCGCATCATTTAGTAAAGATGGATCAAGTGATGGATTGGGATTTTGTGACAAGGCGATTGGAAGTGTTCTATCCACATCGTATCGGTCGACCAACGAAAGATCCGATTATGTTAGTGAAAATCTTATTAATTCAGTATTTGGAAGGCTTTCGCTCGGTTCGTTTTACATGTAATCAAGTAAAACAGAATGCGACGTATCGTTGGTTTTTAGGGATTTCCTCGAATGAGAAGATTCCAGATCACTCAACAATCTCTAAGTTTCTCTCGCAACGTCTACGAAATGCGACGTTTTGGGAGGAGCTTTTTCAGCATTGCCTTCGTGTGATTCAACAAGAAGGGTTTATCGCAAACGAAACATGGGTGGCGGATGAAACAGAATTAAAAGCGAATGCGAATAAGCGTGTACGCGAAATCTTGGCGGAAGAAAAAGTAATAGAAGAAAAAGATGAGGATTTAGTGATGATTAACGATCACCGTGTGCGTCATGGGAAGAAACCTTTACAAGCGAAAGGCTCAAAAATAGAAGAAAAACAGACAAACATTAGCCCTGTAGATTCTGACGCTCGCTTGTCCGTCAAACACGATCAACGCGGACGCTTTGCCTATTTTGAGCACCGTATCGTGGATTCGCTTCATAACTTTATCATCGCCACAGATGTCACCGCCGCGAATGTGCCTGGGCATCGTAAATTGATCGGACAAGTTGAACGGTTAAATCAATTATTGGGGAAGTATGCGAAAGAAATCGCCCTTGATTCAGGCTACTACAACGCTTCCCTCGCGCGAAGGTTGTTTCAACGTGGCTTCTTCGTCTACATGTCTTATCGTCGATTTACAACGAAGGATCATCCAAAGTGCCGTCGTTATCAATTTAAACAAGTAAACGAGGATCTCTACGCCTGTCCTTGCGGTGTACCGTTTTATTATAAAACAACGAATCGTCAAGGTTATCATGAATTCAGACCACCTAAAGGAAGTTGTCAATCCTGTCCATTTGCGAAAAAAGAAAACCAAGATCGTGTGTTGCGAATTTCTATCCATCAAGAAATTTACGATCAGTTAAGAGAACAGCGCTTATCAATAAGAGGAAAAATTCTCCGTTCCGTTCGTCCGTCTACGGTTGAACTGAGTTTCGCACATAGTAAAGAACTCCACGGTTTGCGCTATGCACGATACCGTGGAGTTCAAAAGGTTAAAGTACAAGTTTTGATGACCGCCATCATACAAAACTTAAAAAAGTGGACCAAACTACGCTCGCTTAAGCAAGTTGGTTTACACCTAACACATCAAATTATAGAAGAAACCATTCTATAA
- a CDS encoding site-specific integrase, which produces MNFVQPIRDPEQIQQLKEYFKEKNDRNYILFIMGINTGLRISDILKLKVGDVKGSHISMREKKTGKQKRIQITSTLKRELKWFNEEREDDEYLLQSRQAKNRPIGRSMAYKILSGAAAEFGLDEIGTHTLRKTYGYHMYMQTKNIALLMEIFNHSSEKVTLRYIGVNQDAMDKAMTRFKI; this is translated from the coding sequence ATGAATTTTGTTCAACCAATACGTGATCCAGAGCAAATACAACAGCTAAAAGAGTACTTTAAGGAAAAGAATGATCGTAATTATATTTTATTCATTATGGGAATTAATACAGGTTTACGAATCAGTGATATTTTAAAGTTGAAGGTAGGTGATGTCAAAGGTAGTCATATATCTATGCGAGAAAAGAAAACGGGTAAACAAAAACGAATTCAAATTACATCTACACTAAAAAGAGAGCTTAAGTGGTTCAATGAAGAAAGGGAAGATGATGAATATCTATTGCAAAGCAGACAAGCTAAGAATCGTCCTATCGGCCGTAGCATGGCATATAAGATATTAAGTGGAGCTGCAGCAGAGTTCGGATTAGATGAAATAGGTACACATACTCTGAGAAAGACCTACGGATATCATATGTACATGCAAACAAAGAACATTGCTTTGCTTATGGAGATATTCAATCATTCATCTGAGAAAGTAACACTTCGTTATATAGGTGTAAATCAAGATGCAATGGATAAAGCAATGACTAGGTTCAAAATCTAA
- a CDS encoding ArpU family phage packaging/lysis transcriptional regulator codes for MTKQLSFLPKIDRAATQERLEGVLESVRIYRQFGMIRKEMKVTPSYEIREHGPTHAVGKPLEDVALANVQQSKREEWLEKMSFRIDQAVSRLSKNQRDIIVKRYLEDEEVFDYMVYNKIGMSERTYRRNKSRAFYKLAFALRLEVYEIEEHYGGDDQ; via the coding sequence ATGACTAAACAATTATCTTTCTTACCAAAAATTGATCGCGCAGCAACACAGGAACGTTTGGAAGGTGTTCTTGAAAGTGTACGGATATACAGGCAGTTTGGAATGATTCGTAAAGAAATGAAAGTCACTCCTTCTTATGAAATTAGAGAACATGGGCCTACACATGCAGTTGGCAAACCTTTAGAAGACGTAGCGCTAGCAAATGTACAACAAAGTAAAAGGGAAGAATGGTTAGAGAAGATGTCTTTTCGAATTGACCAGGCAGTAAGTCGCCTTAGTAAGAATCAAAGAGATATTATTGTAAAGCGTTATTTAGAAGATGAAGAAGTCTTTGATTATATGGTTTATAACAAGATTGGCATGAGTGAGCGCACGTATAGACGTAATAAATCCAGAGCATTTTATAAGTTGGCTTTTGCTCTTAGATTAGAAGTGTATGAGATAGAAGAACATTATGGAGGGGATGATCAATGA
- a CDS encoding DUF3983 domain-containing protein: MTSLKKRKMRKAVLRRAKSVDKYRVANAWRNIFVQIGILK; the protein is encoded by the coding sequence ATGACTAGCCTAAAGAAAAGAAAGATGAGAAAAGCTGTTTTACGTCGTGCGAAATCGGTTGATAAATATAGAGTTGCAAATGCATGGAGAAATATCTTTGTACAGATCGGTATTTTGAAATGA